In Pseudomonas sp. P5_109, the genomic window GCCCACTCGCAACTGGTGGTGCTGGTGACCAGCTACGTGCTCTGGGCCTTTTCCCTGCCGGTGGCTTTCAGCATCCTGACCATTCTCTTGTTGCGCATGGCCCTGCATAAGCTGCCCCACGAAAACATGGCCGCCTCAAGCTGGCTGGCTCTTGGCCCGATCGGCACAGGTGCATTGGGCATGCTGGTGCTCGGCGGCGATGCACCACTCATTTTCGCGGCCAACGGTATGCCGGGAGTCGGTGAGATCGCTGCGGGATTGGGCCTGGTGGCCGGCATCACCCTGTGGGGCTTCGGCCTGTGGTGGATGCTGATGGCGCTGCTGATCACCGGGCGCTACCTGCGTGCCGGCATTCCCTTCAACCTCGGCTGGTGGGGCTTCACCTTCCCGTTGGGCGTCTATTCCCTGGCGACGTTGAAACTGGCCAGTACCTTGAACCTGACGTTTTTCAGCGTGTTTGGCTGCGTGCTGGTGGCGTTGCTGGCCGCGATGTGGCTGATCGTCGGCAAGCGCACGGTGCTGGGCGCCTGGCGTGGTGAGCTGTTTGTCTCGCCGTGCATTGCCGGATTGAAGAAATAACCGGCAAAGATTGGGTAATGTGTGGCCTGGATCGATTTTTGATATTCCAATAAAGGAATCCCGGCCACTCGTTACCTCATTCAGGGAAACATGGAAGATGAGTCACCCCTCACAGTTCACCTTGCTGCGCACCCGGCGCTTCCTGCCGTTCTTCATCACCCAGTCCCTCGGGGCGTTCAACGACAACGTATTCAAGCAGTCGTTGATCCTCGCCATTCTGTACAAGCTGAGCATCGAAGGTGACCGCTCGATCTGGGTCAACCTGTGCGCGCTGCTGTTCATCCTGCCGTTTTTCCTGTTCTCGGCGCTGGCCGGGCAATTCGGGGAAAAGTTCGCCAAGGACGCGTTGATCCGCCTGATCAAGCTGGGGGAAATCGCCATCATGGCGATCGGCGCCGTCGGCTTCATGTTCGATCACCTCTCGTTGATGCTGGTGGCGCTGTTCGCCATGGGCACCCATTCGGCGCTGTTGGGGCCGGTGAAGTACTCGATCATGCCGCAAGCGCTGCATGAAGATGAGCTGGTGGGCGGCAACGGCCTGGTGGAAATGGGCACGTTCCTGGCGATCCTCGCCGGCACCATTGGCGCCGGGGTCATGATGTCTTCGGCGCATTACGCGCCGGTGGTGTCCACGGCAATCATCGGCATTGCCGTACTCGGCTACCTGGCCAGCCGCAGCATTCCTCGCGCAGCGGCCGCCACGCCGCAAATGCGCCTGAACTGGAACATCTTCAGCCAGTCCTGGGCCACGTTGAAACTGGGCCTGGGGCAAACGCCGGCGGTGTCGCGCTCGATTGTCGGCAACTCGTGGTTCTGGTTTGTCGGGGCGATTTACCTGACGCAGATCCCGGCCTATGCCAAGGAATGGATGCACGGCGACGAAACCGTGGTGACGCTGATTCTGACGGTGTTCTCGGTCGGCATCGCGTTGGGTTCGATGCTTTGCGAGAAGCTCTCCGGACGCAAGGTCGAGATTGGCCTGGTGCCGTTCGGCTCGTTTGGCCTGACCGTTTTCGGCCTGCTGCTGTGGTGGCATTCCGGCGGTATTCCGGACAGCGCCGCCGGCCATGGCTGGATTGAGATTCTCGGTTTCGGCCATACCTGGCTGGTGTTGTTCGACATCCTCGGCCTGGGCGTCTTCGGCGGTTTCTACATCGTGCCGCTGTACGCGCTGATCCAGTCACGAACCGCGGAGAACGAACGGGCGCGGGTGATTGCCGCCAACAACATCCTCAACGCGTTGTTCATGGTGGTATCGGCGATTGTCTCGATCGTCTTGCTGAGCGTGGCCAAGCTGTCGATCCCGCAGCTGTTCCTGGTGGTGTCGTTGCTGAACATCGGCGTCAACGCCTACATCTTCAAGATCGTCCCCGAGTTCACCATGCGTTTCATGATCTGGCTGCTCAGCCATTCCATGTACCGCGTCGAGCACCGCAACCTGGATCTGATCCCCGATGAAGGCGCGGCGCTGCTGGTGTGCAACCACGTATCGTTCGTCGACGCCTTGCTGATTGGCGGCGCGGTGCGTAGGCCGATTCGCTTTGTGATGTATTACAAGATCTACAATCTGCCGGTGCTGAACTTCATCTTCCGTACCGCGGGGACGATTCCTATCGCGGGGCGTCATGAAGATATCCAGATCTACGAAAAGGCCTTCACACGCATTGCCCGGTATCTGAAGGAGGGTGAGCTGGTGTGCATCTTCCCCGAGGGTAAGTTGACCGCCGATGGCGAGATGAATGAGTTCAAGGGCGGCTTGACGCGGATTCTCGAAGAGACGCCGGTGCCGGTGATCCCGCTGGCCTTGCAAGGGTTGTGGGGGAGTTTCTTCAGTCGCGATCCGGGCAAGGGGCTGTTTCGCCGGTTGTGGTCGCGGGTGACCCTGGTGGCGGGGCCGGCGGTGGCGGTTGAGGTGGCGGAGCCGGCGAAGTTGCAGGCGTTGGTGGGGGAGTTGCGCGGGGCAGTCAGATAGCCGGAGGCTGTGCTGGCCTCTTCGCGAGCAAGCCCGCTCCCACAGGAATTGATGGTGTACTCCACATGTGTGGGAGTGCACGAAACCTGTAGGAGCTGGCTTGCCAGCGATGGCGTCAGCGGCCTAAGCGCTGACCTTCAGGCCAACGAGCCCGAAAATGATCAACGCCACACTCGCCAACCGCACCAGCGCCATGGACTCGCCGAACAGAATGATCCCGGCGATCACCGTGCCAACGGCGCCGACACCGGTCCAGATCGCATAGGCCGTACCCAGCGGCAATTCCTTCATGGCAAGGCCGAGCAGGCCAAGGCTGATCGCCATGGCCGCAACGGTCAAGACAGTGGGGAGCGGGCGGGTGAAGCCGTCGGTGTACTTGAGGCCGACGGCCCAGCCCACTTCGAACAGGCCGGCGAAAAACAGAATGATCCAGGACATGAAGACCTCCATCGTCTGACGGGGTCGTCCCCTGATTAATGACTCGATCGAGCCGCGAGGTCGTCCTCGCGATGCGCAATATAGTGCCCAGCATTAACCTGGGGATCAAGTTTCGAATCAGTCGCTGACTTGCTGGGCCGCCATTTCCCGATCCTGTTTCTCGCTCATGCGACGGAAATACGTCGAAAGCAATGCCCCGGAAATGTTGTGCCAGACGCTGAACAGCGCGCTGGGCACCGCCGCCAGTGGCGAGAAGTGCGCGCTGGCCAGGGCCGCGCCCAATCCGGAGTTCTGCATGCCAACTTCCAGGGCCAGGGACTTGCGCTGGGCCAAAGGGAGCTTGAACAGGCGCCCGGTGAAGTACCCCAGCAGGTAGCCGAAGCTGTTGTGCAGCATGACCACGGCCATGATCAACAGGCCGGATTCGGCAATCTTCGCCTGGCTGGCGGCAACCACGGCGGTGACGATGATCACGATGCTCACTACCGAGACCAGCGGCAACACGTCCACGGCGTGGCGAACCTTGTCGCCGAGCACCCGTTGGGCAACCACGCCCAGCACGATCGGCAACAGCACCACTTGCAGGATCGACCAGAACAGCTCCATGAACGACACCGGCAACCAGGCCGAGGCCAGCAGCCAGATCAGCGCCGGCGTCAGCAGCGGGGCGAGGAGGGTGGTGACGGCGGCGATGGCCACCGACAGCGCCAGGTCGCCGCGGGCCAGCCAGGTCATCACGTTCGACGAGGTGCCGCTTGGGCAGCAACCGACCAGAATCACGCCGACGGCAATTTCCGGCGGCAAGTGAAATGCCTGGCAGAGCAACCACGCCACGCCCGGCATGATCACGAAATGTGCAACCACGCCCAGGGCCACGCGCCATGGATGGCGAGCGACTTCGGCGAAGTCTTCGAGTTTGAGGGTCAGGCCCATACCGAACATCACCAGCCCCAGCAGGGGCACGATGGCGCCTTTGAGGCCGAGGAACCATGCCGGCTGCAGAAACGCCACGACAGCGAAAATCAGTACCCAGTAGGCGAAGGTGTTGCCGACAAAACGACTCAATGCAGCCAGTGCGCGCATGGCTTGATCCTTTTTATTAAGTAGCACCACAAAACCAAATGTGGGAGCGGGCTTGCTCGCGAAGGCGGAGTATCAGTCAGTTCATATGTCGACTGACACTCCGCCTTCGCGAGCAAGCCCGCTCCCACAGTTTGAGATCACACGCTTTTAAATCCCCTGCGGCGTCTCTTCGCCACCCAGCGCTTCAACCAGCGCCGGCAGGAAGTCGCCGAAGGTCAGCATCATCAGGGTGAAGCTGGCGTCCAGTTGGCCCAGGGCTTCTTCGCCGCCGTCCTGTTCCGCCTGGTCCTGCAGCAGGTCTTCGAACTTCAGGCGCTTGACCACCATCTTGTCGTCGAGGACGAACGACAGTTTGTCCTGCCAGGCCAGGGACAGTTGCGTGACCACCTTGCCGGTGCTCAGGTGCAGCTGGATTTCTTCGCTGGTCAGGTCCTGGCGCTTGCAACGCACGATGCCGCCGTCTTCGTGGGTGTCGCGCAGTTCGCACTCGTCCAGCACAAAGAAATCGTCCGCGGCTTTCTGGGTGGTGACCCACTCGGTCATGGTCGCGGTCGGGGACATCTTCACGGTCAGTGGACGCACCGGCAGGGTGCCGATCACTTCGCGCAAGGTCGACAGCAGGTCTTCGGCGCGTTTCGGGCTGGCCGAGTTGACCAGGATCAGGCCCTGTTTCGGCGCGATGGCGGCGAAGGTCGACGAGCGGCGGATAAAGGCGCGGGGCAGGAAGGCCTGGATGATTTCATCCTTGATCTGATCGCGTTCCTTCTTATAGACCTTGCGCATTTGCTCGGCTTCGATCTCTTCGACCTTTTCCTTGACCGCGTCACGTACGACGCTGCCCGGCAGAATGCGTTCTTCCTTGCGGGCGGACACCAGCAGGAAGTCACCGCTGACGTGTACCAGTGGCGCATCTTCGCCTTTGCCGAACGGCGCGACGAAACCGTAGGTGGTCAACTCCTGGCTTGCACATGGGCGCGCCAGTTTGGTGGCCAGTGCAGTTTCCAACGCCTCGGCATCAACAGGCAGATCTTGGGTCAGGCGATAGATAAGCAGGTTTTTGAACCACATGGGGTGAGTCTCTCCTTTATACAAAGGGGGGCATTATTGTCTTCGCCGTGCCATAGGCCAACCTTTCTCTAAGCCTTTGGAAGGGCTGAGAAAATTATTTTAAAAAGTGCTTGCCAGAGGTTAGGTCGCTCCGTAGAATGCGCGCCACACCGAAGCGAAGGGTGATTAGCTCAGCTGGGAGAGCGTCTGCCTTACAAGCAGAATGTCGGCGGTTCGATCCCGTCATCACCCACCATTCGTTTCAAGTGTTTAGCGCAGCGGTAGTTCAGTCGGTTAGAATACCGGCCTGTCACGCCGGGGGTCGCGGGTTCGAGTCCCGTCCGCTGCGCCATATTCGGTAACCTGGATCACTGAACGCCAGGTCACCACGGAAGAACCCGCAAACGCGGGTTTTTTTCTGCCTCAAAGTTTGTACGGTTGTACCCGCGGGATGTGTCGTTTTACCGGTTTTCGGATTTATTTGAAAAAACTTCAATTAAATCAACACTTTACGAAAACTTGTGGCATAATGCGTCCCGTAACGAAGCGAAGGGTGATTAGCTCAGCTGGGAGAGCGTCTGCCTTACAAGCAGAATGTCGGCGGTTCGATCCCGTCATCACCCACCATTCGTTTCAAGCGTTTCGCGCAGCGGTAGTTCAGTCGGTTAGAATACCGGCCTGTCACGCCGGGGGTCGCGGGTTCGAGTCCCGTCCGCTGCGCCATATTCGGAATCTGGAACACTGAACGTCAGATTCCACAGAAAGCCCGCCTAGTGCGGGCTTTTTGCTGTCTGGGATTTGGCTTTCCCCGCTCTCTGCAGGAGCGAGCTGGCTCGCGCAGGTCGTGAACGATAACGCGTGACTTCAGATACCCAGCGGCGCCTATGGTTTTTCGCGAGCAGGCTCGCTCCTACAGTCCGGCATTGCGGCTGTGACGGTAGTCGCTGACGGCTTCGTACACGGCTTTGCGCAGGCGATTGATCCCGCCGATGGGGCGGTGCGCCTCAATGCCGAACCAGGGATTGAACGACTGGTTGTCGCATTGCAGGTTCAGCGCCGGTGTATCGAAGTCCTGCGCCGCAATCTTGATTCGCGCCACCGTCTCGAAGGGCGCATCGCTTTCGCGCCACTCAATACTGGTGTCTTCAATCGGCATGTACTTGTTGACGTCCTGTCGCTGGATTTGCAAGACGAAGCACGCGGGCACCCGATCGGTCGAAAGCTGCTGGTTCAGCGCATTGCGCAGAAAGTTCGGCAACTTGCGATTTTGTTCCGGCAGGTTGTAGGCCGGGCAACTGTCCGGGTCAGGGGCGACCCGGAACTTCGCATTGGCTGCACCGAATTTGTAGGGCGAAACCGAAAAGTAGGTCGTCCGGGTTGGGCTTGGCGGGGCAGGGGACAGTGTCGCCAGGGCGATAAACAAGTGGCGAACCTGCCAGGCGCGCGGATCCCAGCTGGGGAAGAAGGCCATCATCTTTTTACCGTCGGCTTGAGCGGCGACGTTCTGACGGTACTCGGCGACATTGCTTACAAAGAAGTTCGGATGGCTGAACATCACAAAGTCCTGTTCGCCTCGCGCCTGTTGATCACTCAACAACTGCTTGCCCGGCACATCGAACAGTTTGATCGCCATGCCCCGGGCGTCTCGAATGCTGTCGAACTGCGGGTAGGCATTGCCATTGGACAGGCGCATCGTCGCTTGCCAGGTTTTGCCCGGCTCGCTGAACACCCCCTGGCGCAGTTCGCTGGCGAGTTCCGGCAGCACCTGAACCTCGGCCTTCACGCAGCCGTGGGCCTTGGCGTGGGCATCGCGCAGGTAGCGGGTGCTTTCGCGGTGCTGATCGACGATGCGCACGGCGGTCTGGATGATGTCCTGGGTCATCGCGGCTTCACCGTCGGGAATCAGCTCCTGTGCCGAGACCGGTCCGCGCTGCTGCCAGGCAAACCAGGCGGTGGCCAATGCCCAGCCAAGCACGCCGAGACCGAGTAACCACAGCAATAACGTGCCGAGGAAGGCGCCCAGTCGTAGCCAGAGTGTAATCAGCATGGGAGAGTCCTTTTGACTGGGTCTGTGATCATGGCAATTGCGCTTCCAGCGGGCCGCCCAGCACTTTCAGGTATTCCAGCAGTGCCCAGCGTTCTTGCGGCTGCAACCAGCGGCCGATCACGCCATCGCCGAGTTTGCCGGCACGGAATTCATGACCGCTGTTGTGGTTGCCGGTGATTCGCGTGTCGAACACAAAGGCATTGTCGAAGGCTTCGGTGCGATAACCCAGGTGTCCCGGGTCGTATTCGAAAGTGCCTTTGTAGAATGTGGTCGCACGCTCATCCTGAGGCGACAGCAATTGATAGATGCTCGGAACCGAACCGTTGTGCAGAAACGGTGCCGTCGCCCATACACCCGCCAATGGCCTGGCCTTGTATGCCCGTAACTCACGCACACCGATTGGCAGGCCGAAACCGTCCATTTGCGGACGCTCGGCAGGGGTGACCTTGGCGTCTTGATAGGCGCGGTCCTGGACATAGGCGGTGACATAGGCCAGCCCCTTGGCCACGGACATTTTGCTCAGGTCCAGTGGTTCGGTTGGTTTTGGTTCTACATCAAGTTTTTCCAGTTCCGCCTGCTTCCATTGCAGCGCTGTCAGGTCGAAGCGGTGGTCGGCGATGTTGTTGGCCGCGCCGGGGTCGGTGCCAATGTATTCCACCGGAATCATTTTCAAGTGCTGGACATACCGCCCCTCGCCCTGGGTGGTGCGCGGTACATGACATCCCGCGCAGTTTTCCGCGAACAAGACGCGACCCTTTGCTGCCAGCGTCTTGTCGACCGCGCCCAACAGATCTTCCGGCCAGGCCGGAGGCGCGAGGCGTTGCAGGGTTTCTTCGATCAGGTGCAGGTCGCGCACACGGACGCTGGAGGGGTAACGGGCATCGCCCATCAGCGGCTGGCCGTTCTTGTCGAAGAAGTTCAGCGTGGCACCGACACCAAGGGCCTCGCCGATGTTGCGCGCCATCGGTTGTTTCGCCGAGCCATTCCACTGCACCCATTCGAACGTCCACATGTCCCACAGCTGCGGATAATCGACCGGGGCATTGGCCACGCGGTAGTTGTCGGGGGAGATCGCGTCACCGAAGCTGGCGTTGGCAATGCGCCCGAAGGCATCTGTGCGCCCCGGGCCTTCCTCGGTCGGATAAAGCCCGCGATGGGTGTCGTTCCAGGCCACCTTGATGAACGTATCCAGTGAAGACTTGAGTTCTTTGCGTAGCTGTTGGTGACGGGCGTCGTAGTCCTTGCCCAGCACATTGCGTGCGAAACGTTCGAACTTCCACGGGTTGTAGTAGGTCGAGGCCAGGCTGGCTACCAGCGCTTGTCCGAAACTGCCCCCTTTGAGTGTAGGAACACTGGACGGCAGGACATGCTGCGCCGAGCCGCCGTCGATGCGCACGGCCTGGCCCTTGAAGCGAAGTTCGCCGGTGTGGCAGGCCGCGCAGGTGATATCCAGAAACATATCCGGGCTTCCCGCATTCTGATGCCGGGTGAAGCCGACCGGAAGGTTGCCGGGGTTGTTCGCTGTCGGTTTCTGGCCAGGGTCCACCAGAAAACCGAAGCGGGCGAGGTATTCGGGGGCGGCGAAGCGTTGCTGCGAGAAGGGCAGTTCAAGGGCGGTGAACCAGTCGTAACGCAAGCCTTTGACTTGAGTGCCCTGAGGGGTGAAGTAGTAGGTTTCGCGGTCGGCCGCGCTCCATTGCTCCAGGTAATGCACCTGTTGTGCCGGCGCCCAGACCGGCAATTTCGGGTTGGCGACGTAGTAAAGCACCACGGCCATGACCAGCCCGAGCAGTACTGCGATGAGAACCAGCAAGCGAATGAAGAGGCGCAAGATAAACATCCTTGTCGAATTATCATTCCGTTATGCCCGAGTGCCCGAGGTGCGGCAAGAGGCCATTACGCCAGATATTGTAGGTTCAGGAATCAGTCTGCATCGGAACAAGATGAAAGAAGCTTCATCAGCCGAATTGTGAAATGCGTTTAAACACCTGAACTTATCAATTGATTCCGGCTCTCATGCCGGTAGCCATTGGTCGTGGCGGCCTGATAAGCTCGCGGCTTTACTCGATTGCCCTTTAGGCGCATGAACAAGGAAATAGCATGAAACAGCATCGGTTGGCGGCGGCGGTGGCCCTGGTTAGCCTGGTACTCGCGGGTTGTGATTCGCAGACCAGCGTAGAGCTGAAAACTCCGGCGCAAAAAGCTTCCTACGGCATTGGCCTGAACATGGGCAAGAGCCTGGCTCAAGAAGGCATGGATGACCTGGATTCCAAAGCTGTAGCCCAGGGCATCGAAGACGCCGTCGGCAAGAAAGAACAGAAGCTCAAGGACGAAGAGTTGGTTGAAGCGTTCGCCGCACTGCAAAAGCGTGCCGAAGAGCGCATGGCCAAGATGAGCGAAGAGTCGGCCGCTGCCGGCAAGAAGTTCCTCGAGGAAAACGCCAAGAAAGCCGGCGTGACTACCACCGCTTCGGGCTTGCAGTACGAAGTTGTACAGAAGGCCGATGGCCCTCAGCCAAAGCCGTCTGACGTAGTGACCGTTCACTACACCGGCAAGCTCACCAATGGCACCGTATTCGACAGCTCCGTCGAGCGCGGTAGCCCGATCGATCTGCCGGTCAGCGGTGTGATCCCGGGTTGGGTCGAAGGCCTGCAACTGATGCACGTTGGCGAGAAGTACAAGCTGTACATCCCTGCTGACCTGGCTTACGGCGCTCAAAGCCCGAGCCCGGCGATTCCAGCCAACTCGGTGCTGGTATTCGACCTGGAACTGCTGGCCATCAAGGATCCGGCAAAAGAAGACGCCGCTGCCAAGTAATCAGCGCCTGCTTCGATAACAACGCCTCGCTCATGCGGGGCGTTGTTGCATCTGGCGTGCGGTACGGGTAAACAAAACGAACAGACGCTCTGGCCCGCAGTCTTAGCCATAGTAGCCTCGGCGGTAGACGCACAAGGCCGCCAAGTCAATGAAATTATGGGTTTTTTTTGATGAGTAAAAAACGCCCGATCTGAACGCAGGCCTTGTAAAACGGGGCTTTCAGCGGTGAAAAGCAGCTCTGTTCACAAGGTTATCCACAATTTGTGTGGATAACATTTCAACGGGAGGAATTGATGAAAGTACCCTGGAATTTCGCTCGTTTCCTGCCACTGGCCGGACGCCTGCTGGCACGCGGTCGATTGCCGACCCTGTTGTTCGCGGTCGCCAGCAAAGGCGCGAGCCAGGGCTATCGACTGGGCAAGATCAAGGATGACTTGAAGCTGTTGCAGGCACTTTGCCTGGCGTACTGGCGTGGTGAGTATCGAGCCATCAGCCCCAAGGCGCTGATTTCGGTTGTCGCGGGCCTGATGTATTTCCTCAGCCCGGTGGATGCGATCCCGGATTTCATTCCGGTTTTCGGCATGTTCGATGACATCGCGGTACTGGCGTGGCTGATGAAAGTGCTAGACGACGAACTCAATGCCTTCCGCGCCTGGCGAAAACGGCAAGTACCGGAGAAGCTCGCGGTGGTCGAGCGTCTGCCTGATAGCCCCGAGCAACTTCAACTTCAAGGCCCGAAAAAACACTGAGTCGATTTCGACCTGTTCACAGATAGATGCCCCCCGCGACCTTGGCCGCTGTTAGGATTACACTTCTAGGGAAAAGTGCCGACTCGCTAAGTGTTGTTGTCCTACGGGGTAGTCATGGATATTCAGATAATTACACGCGAAGGCGAGCCCGAATACGCGGTTCTGCCATGGGCTCAGTATCAGGCGTTACTCAAAGCAGCAGGCATCAAGGAGCAAGCGTCGCCGCAGGCCACGAAGCTTCAAGCCGCAACACCAGACGCGATTCTTCCTGGTCTGGATCAACTACGCAGTTTGCGCGAAGGGAAGGGCATCGCCATCGAGGCGCTGGCCCGCACGGTAGGCATCAGCCCGTCTTACCTGGCCATGATCGAAAGTGGCGAGCGTCTGCCCGACGCCGCGATTCGCCGCAGCCTGGCGTGGGAATTGACGGTGCCTGGGTGGAGGGAAGAATCGTGAGCGTACGCATCAGTCGTCAACATTGGGACGGATTGTTGGGCGAACTGGATCAGGCGCGCCGCCAGCGCCATCTGTTGACGTATCGGGCATTGCTGGAGCGTTTGCAGTTGCCGACCCCGGCCATGCTGACCCTGACGGCGGCCCTTGAGCATCTGGCCGCACTGGATGCCAAGGCGGAGCAGCCATTGCGCAGTTCATTGGTGATCAGCCAGGGCGCCAGCCGTTTGCCGCGCACCGGATTCTTTGAGTGTGTCGAGCGCCTGGGGCGTTTCTCGGGGCCTTCGGATGGCGTCGCCGCCGCGTCCTGGCACGCCTCGGAAGTGGTGCGGGTGTTCGAATACGAATACCCGGAATCGGCCGAGGCCTGAGTGTTTTTACAACTCAAGGCGCGGGCCGGCTACTGGCTCGCGCGCCGGCTGTTTCACTGGTCGTGGTTTGTCCGTCAGCCACGTGGCTGGCACTGGCTCGAAGGCCAGTTCGCGCGCATGGCCAACCTGGGCGATGTCGGCGCCCAGAGCTTCTATGGGCACATCCTGACGTTTCGCGGCGTCGGCCTTGGTGCTCGTGAGGAGGGCGTGCGTTTGTTGCGCCTGGCGGCCTTGGCAGGCGATGGCAAGGCGGCGTATCAAGTGGGCGTGATCAGCCTGGCAGGGACGGCGAGCAAGGCACCGGATCCGGTTGAAGCGGCGCGATTCTGGGGGATCGCAGCGAAGGCCGGGCATCCGTTGGCACCGATCAAGTTGCAAGAGCTGATGTCTCGCGAGCCTGACCTGTAACCCCAAGGCTGCAGGGTGATGGTTGTGAGATGCTCGACGTGATTGGGCGACGGTTGCGGACCAGGCCTCTTGAATCCCTGTAGGAGCTGGCTTGCCAGTGATGGCGGTGTGTCAGGCGAAGTAAATGTTGGCTGTGCCGGCCTCTTCGCGAGCAAGCCCGCTCCCACAGGTTTATTGGATGCTCCCGGGATTTGTGCCTGGTCGTGATTGCCTGCGATGGCGTCCTGTCAATCAACGCTGCCCTGTCAGCCAAACCGCTTCGGGCTCCGGCACCACCAGGCTATCAATCACATGCACGCTATACCCTTGCACACTCTTCGCATGGTGCTTGGCCTGTGAGGCCATCTCGGCCAACTGGCTCGCATCGAGTTGTCCACAGGCCTGTGGATGCAAATGCACCACGCCGATCGACAGCGACAACAGTGCAAACTCCTGCCGTACACCCTGGCGGTTCGGTGCGATGAAGTAGCCGGCTTCCAGGTGCTCGCTGCGGTAGAAGCGTCGACACTGGCTCTGGAAGTCGTCGAGCAACTGGTTCAAACGTTTGCGCCAATCTTCCGGGCCGAGTACCAGCAGGAAATCATCACCGCCGATATGGCCGACGAAGTCGCGGGCCGGGTCGACGCGGTCGTTCAGGCATTGCGCCAGGCACAACAGGACTTCGTCGCCGCGGCCGTAGCCGTAGATGTCGTTGAAGGGTTTGAAGCTATCGATGTCGACGTAGCAGATCACCGATTCCCGTTGCTGTTGCAGCAGCCGCGTCAGGCATTGCTGAATGGGTACGTTGCCTGGCAGCAAGGTGAGCGGGTTGGCGTAGCGGGCCTGCTGTATCTTCAGTTCGGTTATCAGTTTGAGCACGTCTATCACCCGGCCCAGCCCGAGGTAGCCGCCATTGAGGGTGATGATGAAATCTTCTTCGATGCGCTGGCGGGCACGGCTGGTGATCAGGCGGCTGACCTGTTGCAGCGACTGGCTCAGCTCGACGGCGAGGAAGTCATCGTTCATCAAGCGGCTGATGGGCTTGCGGGCGAACAGGTCGGTGGCAAAGGGCTTGAGCAGGGCGTCGGAGAGCGAGTGCCGATGGACAATGCCGCAGGGCTGACCCTGTCCATCCAGGACCGCCAGCGAATTCAGGTTGGCCTGGCGGCGAAAGGCCTCGAGCACCGTGGCGGTCGGGGTGTCCCGGTTCACTGCGGGTTGCTCGTTGAGCAGGGCGCTGAGGTCGCTGCCGTCTTCGCTCAGTACAACGGCGGTGCTGTCGTGTCGGGGCATCAATGC contains:
- a CDS encoding di-heme-cytochrome C peroxidase, yielding MRLFIRLLVLIAVLLGLVMAVVLYYVANPKLPVWAPAQQVHYLEQWSAADRETYYFTPQGTQVKGLRYDWFTALELPFSQQRFAAPEYLARFGFLVDPGQKPTANNPGNLPVGFTRHQNAGSPDMFLDITCAACHTGELRFKGQAVRIDGGSAQHVLPSSVPTLKGGSFGQALVASLASTYYNPWKFERFARNVLGKDYDARHQQLRKELKSSLDTFIKVAWNDTHRGLYPTEEGPGRTDAFGRIANASFGDAISPDNYRVANAPVDYPQLWDMWTFEWVQWNGSAKQPMARNIGEALGVGATLNFFDKNGQPLMGDARYPSSVRVRDLHLIEETLQRLAPPAWPEDLLGAVDKTLAAKGRVLFAENCAGCHVPRTTQGEGRYVQHLKMIPVEYIGTDPGAANNIADHRFDLTALQWKQAELEKLDVEPKPTEPLDLSKMSVAKGLAYVTAYVQDRAYQDAKVTPAERPQMDGFGLPIGVRELRAYKARPLAGVWATAPFLHNGSVPSIYQLLSPQDERATTFYKGTFEYDPGHLGYRTEAFDNAFVFDTRITGNHNSGHEFRAGKLGDGVIGRWLQPQERWALLEYLKVLGGPLEAQLP
- a CDS encoding FKBP-type peptidyl-prolyl cis-trans isomerase — its product is MKQHRLAAAVALVSLVLAGCDSQTSVELKTPAQKASYGIGLNMGKSLAQEGMDDLDSKAVAQGIEDAVGKKEQKLKDEELVEAFAALQKRAEERMAKMSEESAAAGKKFLEENAKKAGVTTTASGLQYEVVQKADGPQPKPSDVVTVHYTGKLTNGTVFDSSVERGSPIDLPVSGVIPGWVEGLQLMHVGEKYKLYIPADLAYGAQSPSPAIPANSVLVFDLELLAIKDPAKEDAAAK
- a CDS encoding YkvA family protein, coding for MKVPWNFARFLPLAGRLLARGRLPTLLFAVASKGASQGYRLGKIKDDLKLLQALCLAYWRGEYRAISPKALISVVAGLMYFLSPVDAIPDFIPVFGMFDDIAVLAWLMKVLDDELNAFRAWRKRQVPEKLAVVERLPDSPEQLQLQGPKKH
- a CDS encoding helix-turn-helix domain-containing protein translates to MDIQIITREGEPEYAVLPWAQYQALLKAAGIKEQASPQATKLQAATPDAILPGLDQLRSLREGKGIAIEALARTVGISPSYLAMIESGERLPDAAIRRSLAWELTVPGWREES
- a CDS encoding sel1 repeat family protein, which produces MFLQLKARAGYWLARRLFHWSWFVRQPRGWHWLEGQFARMANLGDVGAQSFYGHILTFRGVGLGAREEGVRLLRLAALAGDGKAAYQVGVISLAGTASKAPDPVEAARFWGIAAKAGHPLAPIKLQELMSREPDL
- a CDS encoding bifunctional diguanylate cyclase/phosphodiesterase, whose translation is MTTTEQLSALSSILTQSGLHSLFQPIISLSERRILGYEALSRGPSNSPLHSPVALFAVARQAGRLSELEIACRESACRRFKEQQLPGLLFLNVSPESLLEAAHQPGRTLQLLQDFGIAPSQVVIELTEQTPTDDFQLLQTALHHYRAMGFSIALDDLGAGYSSLRLWSELRPDYVKIDRHFIDGIHQDALKREFVGSILQIAKASRAQVIAEGIELAEELTVLTDMGVDLVQGYLLCRPHEHPPRDARALMPRHDSTAVVLSEDGSDLSALLNEQPAVNRDTPTATVLEAFRRQANLNSLAVLDGQGQPCGIVHRHSLSDALLKPFATDLFARKPISRLMNDDFLAVELSQSLQQVSRLITSRARQRIEEDFIITLNGGYLGLGRVIDVLKLITELKIQQARYANPLTLLPGNVPIQQCLTRLLQQQRESVICYVDIDSFKPFNDIYGYGRGDEVLLCLAQCLNDRVDPARDFVGHIGGDDFLLVLGPEDWRKRLNQLLDDFQSQCRRFYRSEHLEAGYFIAPNRQGVRQEFALLSLSIGVVHLHPQACGQLDASQLAEMASQAKHHAKSVQGYSVHVIDSLVVPEPEAVWLTGQR